In Blautia wexlerae DSM 19850, a single window of DNA contains:
- a CDS encoding sensor histidine kinase has protein sequence MSVLLQIYAIIVTLSLIIVLSFYLLHCREVTRLSQKLQTLLHSFTHAELTLDFPSSDITDLVNALNELFRVYHKQVYSLQKKDEAIKETITNLAHDLRTPVTAIQGYTQMLLQSPELSEEDLDAAAVINERLNVLNQLLNQLFEFARIEADEMEFSYTTFDLNAVLRSVAVSFFKSFEERKIIPALSIAEISFPFYGDEKAVTRIFENIISNALSHGKSDYHFSSYDDNENYHFSFQNFTDSINESDIDKIFNRFYTTDLSRSRKTTGLGLTIAKNLTVKMGGSISASLNNNVFEIVVCFPKQKG, from the coding sequence ATGAGTGTGCTACTTCAAATATATGCTATCATTGTGACACTATCTCTTATTATTGTTTTATCATTTTACTTGCTTCATTGTAGGGAGGTAACCCGGTTAAGCCAGAAATTGCAAACACTTTTACATTCATTTACCCATGCGGAATTGACATTAGATTTTCCTTCTTCCGATATAACCGATCTTGTAAATGCTTTAAATGAATTGTTTCGAGTTTACCACAAACAAGTATATTCATTACAAAAAAAGGATGAGGCAATCAAAGAAACAATTACAAATTTAGCTCATGATCTTAGAACACCTGTGACTGCTATTCAAGGATATACCCAAATGCTTCTACAATCGCCGGAGTTGTCCGAGGAAGATTTAGATGCAGCAGCTGTTATAAATGAAAGATTGAATGTTTTAAATCAGTTACTAAATCAGTTGTTTGAATTTGCACGAATAGAAGCTGATGAAATGGAATTTTCTTATACTACATTTGATTTAAATGCTGTTTTACGCTCTGTTGCAGTTTCCTTTTTTAAATCTTTTGAGGAACGCAAAATAATTCCAGCATTAAGTATTGCAGAGATTTCTTTTCCATTTTATGGAGATGAAAAAGCAGTAACCAGAATTTTTGAAAATATCATTTCTAATGCCTTGTCACATGGGAAAAGTGATTATCATTTTTCATCTTATGATGATAATGAAAATTACCATTTTTCTTTTCAGAATTTTACAGACAGCATAAATGAATCTGATATAGACAAAATATTTAATCGTTTTTATACAACAGATTTATCCCGTTCCCGCAAAACAACCGGTTTGGGTCTCACAATAGCAAAGAATTTAACAGTAAAAATGGGCGGTTCTATCAGTGCTTCTCTAAATAATAATGTTTTTGAAATTGTAGTGTGCTTTCCTAAGCAAAAAGGATAA
- a CDS encoding ABC transporter permease: MLNLIRADFYKAIHGKVLKVCFLMMTGWIFLCAYAQKATIGMREYLVGTEVSANYWDSFFNYYPVVFPLIIFCSYYFSNDFRQGTVKHYIEKGLSRWSYFFSKLVIGWIVSFFFLVSAFLIGLLCNKIFFGISGLTFTSISNIVSYIFCEALYHMAVSTLAISLVFLIRNSSVSMAVNALLIFFGYLVLHGLESILGLGYNITIFWAISNINKTRIDMAVQWLPTAIIIFFAYMIIFGGVIGTIFKKRDIT; this comes from the coding sequence ATGCTTAATTTAATTAGAGCTGATTTTTATAAAGCGATACATGGAAAAGTCTTGAAAGTATGTTTTCTTATGATGACAGGATGGATATTCTTATGTGCTTATGCACAAAAAGCAACGATTGGCATGAGAGAATATTTGGTAGGTACAGAAGTTTCTGCAAATTACTGGGATTCTTTTTTTAATTATTACCCAGTTGTATTCCCTTTGATTATTTTTTGCAGCTACTATTTCTCAAATGATTTTCGTCAAGGGACTGTAAAACATTATATAGAAAAAGGTCTGTCACGATGGAGTTACTTCTTCTCAAAATTGGTAATTGGCTGGATTGTATCATTCTTTTTTTTGGTGTCTGCCTTTTTAATTGGTTTGTTATGTAATAAAATTTTTTTTGGAATAAGCGGTCTTACTTTTACAAGCATTAGCAATATAGTGTCCTACATATTCTGTGAGGCATTATATCATATGGCTGTATCAACGCTCGCAATTTCACTTGTTTTTCTCATAAGAAACAGTTCAGTTAGCATGGCAGTTAATGCTTTGCTTATATTTTTTGGTTATCTGGTTCTTCATGGATTGGAAAGTATTTTGGGCTTAGGATATAACATCACAATTTTTTGGGCAATTAGTAATATCAATAAAACAAGAATAGATATGGCAGTTCAATGGCTTCCAACCGCAATTATCATTTTCTTCGCCTATATGATTATATTTGGTGGAGTTATAGGAACAATTTTCAAGAAAAGAGATATTACATAA
- a CDS encoding ATP-binding cassette domain-containing protein: MEYILRTNTVSKKYTNYYAVDKVSISIKKGEIYGLIGENGAGKSTLMKMIAGLVEPSEGSVELFGNFVPQTERYRIGCVIESPALYAELTAKQNLEVFRKAYGLSSKESVQQILKQVGLSQYENKIVKKFSLGMKQRLAIGVALLGNPDFLILDEPINGLDPTGIQDMRNFLLKLNREEHITIMISSHILGELSKIATKYGIIKNGKLIEEITAKELNEKCQCCLKIKASDTAQAAILIEKNLHTKNYEILSDNNIRIFEYVDNPGIVNSLLVNHGIAVDECTVTKESLEDYFNEKMRGGIVNA; this comes from the coding sequence ATGGAATATATACTAAGAACGAACACAGTATCTAAAAAATACACAAATTATTATGCTGTTGATAAAGTATCCATTTCTATTAAAAAAGGCGAAATATATGGCTTGATTGGAGAGAATGGTGCTGGTAAGTCTACTTTAATGAAAATGATTGCAGGTTTGGTTGAACCATCAGAAGGCTCTGTTGAACTATTTGGAAATTTTGTTCCCCAGACTGAGCGTTATCGTATTGGTTGTGTGATTGAATCTCCGGCACTTTATGCAGAATTAACCGCAAAACAAAATTTGGAAGTATTTAGAAAAGCATATGGACTGTCAAGTAAAGAATCTGTACAACAAATTTTAAAGCAGGTGGGTCTGTCACAATATGAAAATAAAATTGTCAAAAAATTTTCATTAGGTATGAAACAGCGTTTAGCCATTGGCGTTGCCTTGTTGGGAAATCCTGATTTTCTGATTCTTGATGAACCTATCAATGGCTTAGATCCGACTGGAATACAAGATATGAGGAATTTCTTATTAAAACTAAATAGGGAAGAACATATTACCATTATGATTTCCAGTCATATCTTGGGGGAATTGTCAAAAATTGCAACAAAATACGGCATTATTAAAAATGGCAAGCTGATTGAAGAAATTACTGCAAAAGAATTAAATGAAAAATGTCAATGTTGTTTAAAAATTAAGGCATCAGATACTGCACAGGCCGCTATTTTAATAGAGAAAAATCTCCATACTAAAAACTACGAAATTCTTTCCGATAATAATATTCGGATTTTTGAATATGTAGACAATCCCGGAATTGTAAACTCCTTACTGGTTAATCATGGAATTGCTGTTGATGAATGTACTGTAACAAAGGAGTCACTGGAAGATTACTTTAATGAAAAAATGAGAGGAGGCATAGTCAATGCTTAA